From the Flavimarina sp. Hel_I_48 genome, one window contains:
- a CDS encoding SusC/RagA family TonB-linked outer membrane protein, with translation MKRMKILSHAVSDSSLQRAPFIRYLKKSLAFLFVLLSYYGYARNTAPYDSYQTTITGTITDVNGMPLPGVNILEKETNNGTLSDFDGNYSIAVSSPGAVLVYSFVGMATTEKTVGNDSVLDVNLTEDSQSLDEVVVVGYGTQKKSTLTGSVSTLDGEDVAQTPVSNISQSIAGRMAGVSMRPNGGQPGLDSPAIQIRGISTTGNSAPLVVVDGIIRSNINQIDPNTIESMSVLKDAAAVAPYGLGGANGVILITTKKGKTGAPALSLSTYYGTQTPTYDYYPELLNAQKYMSLRNEAFLNDNLGVVPEGSQLPFDPGVIANYDNLHAEDPDRYPQSNPAEYVNSSAPIQNYNMQLSGGTEDIKYYAGLGYFNQGGYFDPMSYDRYNYNMNLQTQVTSTTKVLLSILGSIEKTESVDPQETASGLFRSGFKFIPIRNIKYSNGLWGEFAGRSPVAILNSGGYVKNNNNTLLTTASIEQDLPFIKGLNVKGTFSYDPNQRTIKNWHRPFYFYAQDLNADPVTYTREISANEGGAASFTWLSQEYNKNQTFTYQGIINYANTFGKHDVSGLFVAEARNNKFETFSARRNNFAVNIDELGMGSSDRNDYDNGGSSSTGSQVGYVYRFTYAYNNRYLFEATGRYDGHYYFAPSERYGYFPAFSAGWRLSEEKFMENLEYVDNLKVRASWGKSGNLAGTAFQYLNGYNLYGNAYAFGTGRMVQGSYVPLEANPNITWEIATKFDVGFDANLWNSLLTLEADYFSEERTGMLLPPAVSVPAEYGLDLSEENAGVMKSHGFEFVAGSNYTFNNGLYLGLSGNFSYATNEMVEVFETAATRNNPNRSRTGRAYNTPFGYKSLGLFSTADDINNDGIINSADGYDIEQFGELHPGDIRYADLSGPEGVPDGRIDANDETVIGNPAYPMITYGLTANAKWKGFDVSLFFQGSAKVSFDLNQSFQTLPFANNSSNTTNEYYNNRWTPDNQGAKYPRATQSPFANNTQTSDFWMVDSKFVRLKTAQIGYTLPTSLTDGLKIQNLRLYVTGQNLLTLSKLDFIDPEAGYADQNNNDIDRETAYPNSKIVTFGLDVNF, from the coding sequence ATGAAAAGAATGAAAATTTTATCTCATGCTGTTTCAGACAGCAGCCTGCAGAGAGCCCCATTTATACGTTATTTAAAAAAATCGCTTGCATTTCTTTTTGTTCTACTCAGTTATTATGGGTATGCAAGGAACACGGCACCTTATGACAGCTATCAGACCACGATTACAGGAACTATTACAGACGTTAATGGTATGCCTTTACCGGGTGTGAACATTTTAGAAAAAGAAACAAATAATGGTACTTTAAGCGATTTTGACGGTAATTACAGCATAGCGGTCAGCTCTCCGGGTGCGGTGTTGGTTTATTCTTTTGTCGGGATGGCCACTACAGAAAAAACGGTGGGCAATGACAGCGTACTTGATGTAAATCTGACAGAAGATTCACAGTCCTTAGACGAGGTGGTCGTGGTAGGTTATGGTACTCAGAAAAAATCCACACTTACCGGTTCTGTGAGTACTTTAGATGGAGAAGATGTCGCACAAACCCCCGTATCAAATATATCTCAATCGATTGCGGGACGCATGGCGGGTGTAAGTATGCGACCCAATGGCGGGCAGCCGGGTTTGGATAGTCCGGCCATACAGATACGGGGCATAAGTACAACGGGGAACAGTGCCCCTTTAGTGGTTGTAGATGGGATTATCCGTTCTAATATTAACCAGATTGACCCTAATACCATTGAGTCTATGTCTGTATTAAAAGACGCCGCTGCCGTAGCTCCCTATGGCCTGGGCGGCGCAAATGGTGTAATCCTTATCACTACAAAAAAGGGAAAAACGGGTGCTCCCGCGCTGAGTTTGAGCACCTATTATGGCACGCAGACCCCCACTTATGATTATTACCCGGAACTGCTCAACGCTCAGAAATATATGAGCCTGAGAAATGAAGCTTTTTTAAATGATAATCTGGGAGTAGTACCCGAAGGTAGTCAACTACCCTTTGATCCTGGAGTAATCGCCAATTACGATAATTTGCATGCGGAAGATCCAGACAGGTATCCACAAAGCAACCCGGCAGAATATGTAAATTCCAGTGCGCCAATCCAGAATTATAACATGCAGCTGAGTGGGGGTACAGAAGATATCAAATACTATGCAGGCTTGGGTTACTTCAATCAGGGTGGATATTTTGACCCTATGAGTTACGACCGCTATAATTATAATATGAACTTACAGACTCAGGTAACTTCTACTACAAAGGTTTTGCTTTCCATACTCGGTTCTATTGAAAAGACAGAATCTGTAGATCCCCAGGAAACAGCCAGTGGATTGTTTAGAAGTGGTTTTAAATTCATACCTATTCGCAATATCAAATACAGCAATGGTTTATGGGGTGAATTTGCCGGTCGCTCTCCCGTGGCTATTTTAAATTCCGGCGGTTATGTGAAAAACAATAACAACACGCTTTTAACAACGGCTTCCATTGAGCAGGATCTGCCCTTTATAAAGGGCCTGAACGTAAAGGGAACTTTTAGTTACGACCCTAACCAGCGTACCATTAAAAACTGGCACCGGCCTTTTTATTTCTATGCGCAGGATCTCAATGCAGACCCTGTAACCTATACCAGGGAAATATCGGCTAATGAAGGAGGTGCGGCCAGTTTTACCTGGCTTAGTCAGGAGTACAATAAAAACCAGACCTTCACCTATCAAGGTATCATCAATTACGCAAATACGTTTGGCAAGCATGATGTATCAGGTTTGTTTGTAGCAGAAGCACGGAATAACAAATTTGAAACATTCAGCGCACGTCGAAATAATTTTGCCGTAAACATTGACGAATTGGGTATGGGTAGTTCAGACCGTAATGATTATGACAACGGGGGCTCCTCATCTACGGGTAGCCAGGTTGGTTATGTATACCGCTTTACCTATGCCTACAATAACAGGTATCTCTTTGAAGCGACGGGCCGGTATGATGGTCATTATTATTTCGCACCCTCAGAGCGCTATGGTTATTTTCCGGCTTTTTCTGCCGGATGGAGGTTGTCTGAAGAAAAATTTATGGAGAACCTGGAATATGTAGATAATCTGAAGGTGCGGGCATCCTGGGGGAAGTCGGGTAATCTTGCGGGTACTGCTTTTCAATATTTAAATGGGTATAATCTCTACGGAAATGCCTACGCCTTTGGTACCGGTAGAATGGTGCAGGGATCTTACGTGCCCCTGGAAGCAAACCCAAATATTACCTGGGAAATAGCTACTAAATTCGACGTGGGTTTTGATGCCAACTTGTGGAACAGCCTGCTTACCCTTGAAGCAGATTATTTTTCCGAAGAACGTACGGGAATGCTCCTTCCCCCTGCGGTAAGTGTTCCTGCCGAATATGGTCTGGACCTTTCTGAAGAGAATGCCGGTGTTATGAAAAGTCATGGTTTTGAATTTGTAGCAGGTAGCAATTACACCTTTAATAACGGACTTTATCTGGGACTGAGCGGAAACTTCAGTTATGCCACAAATGAAATGGTTGAAGTATTTGAAACTGCCGCAACCCGCAACAATCCAAACCGTAGCAGGACAGGCCGGGCCTATAACACCCCTTTTGGTTATAAATCGCTGGGATTATTTTCCACCGCAGATGATATCAACAATGACGGTATCATAAACAGTGCAGACGGCTATGATATTGAACAGTTTGGTGAACTTCATCCCGGGGATATCAGATATGCAGATTTGAGTGGCCCAGAGGGAGTACCCGATGGAAGAATAGATGCGAATGATGAAACGGTAATAGGTAATCCCGCATATCCCATGATCACTTATGGACTTACCGCAAATGCGAAATGGAAGGGTTTTGATGTGAGTTTATTCTTTCAGGGCTCTGCAAAGGTCAGTTTTGATTTAAATCAATCGTTCCAGACCTTGCCCTTCGCAAATAACAGCAGTAACACCACAAATGAATATTATAACAACCGATGGACTCCCGATAACCAGGGGGCAAAATATCCGCGGGCAACACAAAGTCCGTTTGCCAATAATACGCAGACGTCAGATTTCTGGATGGTAGACAGCAAATTTGTTAGGCTTAAAACCGCCCAGATAGGGTATACCCTGCCAACGAGCCTTACCGATGGTTTAAAAATCCAAAATTTACGCCTGTACGTTACCGGCCAGAACCTGCTAACGCTGAGCAAGCTGGACTTTATTGATCCTGAGGCAGGATATGCAGATCAGAACAACAATGATATTGACAGGGAAACGGCCTATCCCAATTCAAAGATCGTAACCTTTGGTCTGGATGTAAACTTCTAA
- a CDS encoding MFS transporter: MKTTINRNALFAGSCFALITTAFSFSIRAGILPQLANDFNLSAEQLGFINSMWFLGFPISMIIGGLIYHSFGPRNIMSIAFIAHTVGIIMTIYSGGYVSLLISTLFIGFGNGCTEAACNPMIADMFSGVKMNKMLNRFHMWFPGGIFVGAILSKFMTDWNWSWQTQMWLIMVPTIIYAILFFGKKFPVPQVDKATSLKENFKAMISPIYIFLFVCMALTAISEFGPNQWVSIILSYSGAEPMLILALTSGLMATGRFFAGPVVGFLGQTGVLLLSAILATIGIYMFSVVTGPLAYLAAIIFALGVCYFWPVMVGSVAQKVPLSSALGMSVLGGVGMFSTSIFQPFIGSWIDSAREENISEGLTGNALELAAGQETLQNIVIFPAILIVLFTILFFWQKNAKKNREVLVDQKDRV, encoded by the coding sequence ATGAAAACAACCATCAATCGTAATGCCCTTTTCGCGGGTAGTTGCTTTGCCCTGATTACAACCGCTTTTTCTTTTTCCATACGAGCAGGTATACTTCCACAATTGGCCAATGACTTCAATCTTTCTGCAGAACAGCTGGGATTTATAAATTCTATGTGGTTTTTGGGTTTCCCTATTAGTATGATTATAGGCGGACTTATATATCATTCTTTTGGTCCCAGGAACATCATGTCTATTGCCTTTATTGCACATACCGTAGGTATCATCATGACCATATATTCTGGAGGTTATGTCAGCCTTCTAATTTCTACTTTGTTTATAGGTTTTGGTAACGGTTGTACAGAAGCAGCCTGTAATCCCATGATCGCAGATATGTTTTCTGGGGTCAAAATGAACAAAATGCTCAATCGTTTTCATATGTGGTTTCCGGGAGGGATTTTTGTAGGCGCTATTCTATCAAAATTTATGACCGACTGGAACTGGTCATGGCAGACACAAATGTGGTTGATAATGGTTCCTACTATTATTTACGCCATTCTATTCTTTGGAAAAAAATTCCCCGTGCCGCAGGTAGATAAAGCCACCTCTTTAAAGGAGAATTTTAAAGCGATGATAAGTCCTATTTACATTTTCTTATTTGTTTGTATGGCACTTACGGCTATTTCTGAATTTGGTCCTAACCAGTGGGTAAGTATCATATTAAGTTACAGCGGTGCAGAACCTATGCTTATTCTCGCTTTGACGTCAGGATTGATGGCAACAGGGAGGTTTTTTGCAGGTCCTGTGGTTGGTTTTCTGGGCCAGACCGGTGTCCTGCTACTATCAGCGATCCTGGCTACTATAGGTATTTACATGTTTAGTGTAGTTACAGGCCCTTTGGCATATCTGGCAGCAATTATCTTCGCTCTGGGAGTTTGTTATTTCTGGCCGGTTATGGTAGGATCTGTAGCCCAAAAAGTCCCCTTGAGCAGTGCTTTGGGAATGTCTGTATTAGGGGGTGTTGGTATGTTTTCCACTTCTATATTTCAACCTTTTATTGGAAGTTGGATAGATAGTGCGAGAGAGGAGAACATTAGTGAAGGTCTTACCGGAAATGCCCTGGAACTTGCCGCGGGACAAGAAACATTGCAGAATATTGTGATTTTTCCCGCTATTTTGATTGTTCTGTTTACCATTCTTTTCTTCTGGCAAAAGAATGCAAAAAAAAACCGTGAAGTCCTGGTAGATCAAAAGGATCGGGTTTAA
- a CDS encoding glycoside hydrolase family 130 protein, whose amino-acid sequence MSKLKIHYLAIFIAFLALSCHTQMQKKTVDNNHSEQKNKPWILGPFQRPKKAQPIIQRDTLSSFDDPMSGKTVFWQSKATFNPAAIVKNDSIYVLYRAEEDRHNDTIGGHTSRIGVATSGDGIHYQTRQEPIFYPDNDDQKQYEWIGGTEDPRIVESEDGTYILTYTQWNGEVPRLALATSKDLKEWTKHGPIFEAYKEGKYNTSETKSGAIVTRIKDGKLVAAKINGKYYMYYGVPHIWLATSTDLINWQPMEDYSGNLAPVLNPRPGYFDSWLVEAGAPPVLTKDGIVVLYNAGNSSNIGVKNLGNRVYTSGQALFSAEKPWKLLDRSEEPYLQPELPFEKSGQYKDGTTFVEGLVYFHEQWYLYYGTADSMVGMATAQSNEVVD is encoded by the coding sequence ATGAGCAAATTGAAAATACATTATTTAGCAATATTTATAGCGTTTCTTGCTTTGTCCTGCCATACCCAGATGCAGAAAAAGACTGTAGATAACAACCATAGTGAGCAGAAAAATAAACCATGGATTTTGGGCCCTTTTCAACGTCCTAAAAAGGCACAACCCATCATCCAGCGGGATACTCTTTCATCATTTGATGATCCTATGAGTGGTAAAACGGTTTTCTGGCAATCTAAAGCTACTTTTAACCCAGCTGCGATTGTAAAAAACGACAGTATTTATGTACTGTACCGGGCAGAGGAGGATCGTCATAACGATACCATAGGTGGTCACACTTCCCGCATAGGCGTGGCCACTTCAGGTGATGGAATACATTACCAAACCCGGCAGGAACCTATTTTCTATCCCGATAATGATGATCAAAAGCAGTATGAATGGATAGGGGGTACCGAAGATCCGCGAATAGTGGAAAGTGAAGATGGCACCTATATTTTAACCTACACCCAGTGGAATGGAGAAGTGCCCCGACTGGCGCTTGCAACTTCAAAAGACTTAAAAGAATGGACCAAACATGGACCCATTTTCGAAGCGTATAAAGAGGGAAAATACAACACTTCAGAAACAAAATCTGGAGCGATAGTAACCCGCATAAAAGATGGCAAACTAGTTGCTGCAAAGATAAATGGTAAATATTATATGTATTATGGGGTACCCCATATCTGGCTGGCAACCTCGACAGATCTCATCAACTGGCAGCCCATGGAAGATTATTCGGGTAATCTTGCGCCGGTTCTAAATCCGCGGCCCGGCTATTTTGATTCCTGGCTAGTAGAAGCAGGCGCTCCCCCAGTACTTACCAAAGATGGTATCGTTGTATTATATAATGCAGGAAATTCTTCAAACATTGGGGTAAAGAATTTAGGAAACAGGGTATATACCAGTGGACAAGCCTTGTTTTCTGCTGAAAAGCCCTGGAAATTGCTGGATCGTAGTGAAGAGCCATATTTACAACCAGAATTACCTTTTGAAAAGTCGGGACAGTATAAAGACGGGACCACCTTTGTGGAAGGCTTGGTGTATTTTCATGAGCAGTGGTATCTTTATTATGGAACGGCAGACAGTATGGTGGGAATGGCAACCGCTCAATCAAATGAAGTGGTTGATTAA
- the treS gene encoding maltose alpha-D-glucosyltransferase translates to MAITSPTDNYQNWYKDAIIYELHIKAFFDSNGDGIGDFEGLLQKLDYLEDLGVTAIWVLPFYPSPLRDDGYDIADYYNINPSYGEIQDFKRFIEEAHDRGLKVITELVINHTSDQHAWFQRARKAAPGSRYRDYYVWSDSIEKYNDARIIFTDTEPSNWTWDAEAGAYYWHRFFSHQPDLNFDNPEVQQEVFDIMDFWCNLGVDGFRLDAVPYLFERDGTNCENLPETHVFLKKLRAHIDANHDNKLLLAEANMWPEDSAAYFGDGDECHMNYHFPIMPRMFMAVKMEDRYPITDIIDQTPAIPESCQWAIFLRNHDELTLEMVTDEERDYMYKVYSKDPNAKINVGIRRRLAPLLDNNRNKIELMNILLFSLPGTPVLYYGDEIGMGDNFYLGDRDGVRTPMQWTADRNAGFSMANPQKLYLPTIIDPQYRSESVNVEAQQMNPSSLLWWMKRVMAMRKNFKAFGRGDIQFLSPSNARILAFTRTFEDETLLILTNLSRFSQAVELELDDYKDYIPVEVFSHNKFPRITERPYLFTLAPHGYYWFSLTKTANETQEGPLPQMTTASWENLFNTKNSKTLEKKILPVYFKGKYWFSDPNRIVQSMEITNMLDLSEGEMLVKNLIVEVHFNDGLPEIYQLPLTYVSQTQERLMEDVPDKGILAEVKLGEEQGLLVDAVYTAPFREQLFYNLQKGKTLKFGKEKLEFKKGDITPDAEIEEVNSRIIESKQSNTSIIYDHRYFLKLYRRLDTTINPDTEIAQYLTETVKFGNTPDYMGSLVYHTQNKNSAVLGMMQDLVTNLGTGWTNTKDDAHRYMERVQTQAQELEPEYDLKKHTSPLLFEDLNDQEQDLMGGVFSERIGLLGQRSAEMHLALASHKEMKGFEHEAFSLHYQRSLYSTLLGLTRESFENLKKSIPTLPQQIQAEARAVLERKSEVLTCFKRVFKHKIDAVKIRTHGDFHLGQLLWTGKDFVVINFEGEPSRPFSERRILRSPLRDVATMIRSFHYAAYSPIIQQNYAEEHRDTHIEDWADAWYYYISKFYLTGYTTALGKSSLIPDSDRDYRVLLETFLLEKAVGELNHELNHRPEWVLVALRGIQAVLDGALDQD, encoded by the coding sequence ATGGCAATAACTTCTCCAACTGATAATTACCAAAACTGGTATAAAGACGCGATAATTTATGAATTGCACATTAAAGCATTCTTTGACAGCAATGGAGATGGAATAGGCGATTTTGAAGGTTTGCTGCAAAAACTTGATTATCTGGAAGACCTGGGGGTTACCGCTATCTGGGTGCTGCCCTTTTACCCATCTCCCCTGCGTGATGATGGCTATGATATTGCAGATTACTACAATATAAATCCGTCCTACGGCGAGATTCAAGATTTTAAACGTTTCATTGAAGAGGCCCATGACCGGGGTCTAAAAGTAATTACAGAGTTGGTCATCAACCACACTTCTGATCAGCATGCTTGGTTTCAGCGTGCCCGTAAAGCAGCGCCAGGATCAAGGTACCGGGATTATTATGTGTGGTCAGATTCCATAGAAAAATACAATGATGCGAGGATTATCTTTACAGATACCGAACCATCCAACTGGACCTGGGATGCCGAAGCGGGAGCGTACTACTGGCATCGTTTCTTTTCACACCAACCGGATTTAAATTTTGATAATCCCGAGGTGCAACAGGAAGTTTTTGATATTATGGATTTCTGGTGCAACCTGGGCGTAGATGGCTTTAGGCTGGATGCGGTGCCCTACCTTTTTGAGCGTGATGGGACCAACTGTGAAAACCTGCCGGAAACCCACGTGTTCCTTAAGAAATTACGGGCGCATATAGACGCCAACCACGACAATAAATTATTGCTTGCCGAAGCGAATATGTGGCCAGAGGATTCTGCGGCCTATTTTGGTGATGGGGATGAGTGCCACATGAATTACCATTTTCCCATCATGCCGCGTATGTTTATGGCGGTAAAAATGGAAGATCGGTATCCTATTACAGATATTATAGATCAGACCCCTGCGATTCCTGAATCCTGCCAATGGGCAATTTTCCTGAGAAATCACGACGAACTCACCTTAGAAATGGTGACTGATGAGGAGCGGGACTATATGTATAAAGTCTATTCAAAAGATCCCAATGCTAAAATAAATGTTGGCATAAGAAGAAGGCTGGCGCCACTCCTGGACAATAACAGGAACAAGATCGAATTGATGAATATCCTATTATTTTCGCTGCCTGGAACACCGGTGTTGTATTATGGAGATGAAATAGGAATGGGCGATAATTTTTATCTGGGAGACCGGGATGGCGTTCGTACGCCCATGCAATGGACGGCAGACAGAAACGCAGGCTTCTCTATGGCAAATCCGCAAAAACTTTATTTGCCTACCATTATCGATCCGCAGTACCGTTCTGAATCTGTAAATGTGGAAGCACAGCAGATGAATCCATCATCATTGTTGTGGTGGATGAAACGCGTTATGGCGATGCGCAAGAATTTTAAGGCATTTGGACGTGGTGATATTCAGTTTTTATCTCCTTCTAATGCGCGTATACTGGCGTTTACACGAACTTTTGAGGATGAGACCTTATTAATATTGACTAATCTATCTCGTTTTTCACAAGCGGTAGAGTTGGAACTGGATGATTACAAAGATTATATTCCGGTGGAAGTTTTCAGCCATAACAAATTTCCCCGTATTACGGAACGCCCTTATCTTTTCACCCTGGCACCACACGGTTATTATTGGTTCTCCTTAACAAAAACGGCAAACGAAACGCAGGAAGGTCCGCTACCTCAAATGACCACGGCGTCCTGGGAAAATTTGTTCAATACAAAAAACAGTAAAACGCTGGAGAAGAAAATCCTTCCCGTTTACTTCAAGGGCAAATATTGGTTTAGTGATCCCAATAGAATAGTTCAGTCGATGGAAATAACCAACATGCTTGATCTTTCGGAAGGGGAAATGCTGGTCAAAAACCTTATCGTTGAGGTTCATTTTAATGACGGTTTGCCCGAAATTTACCAGTTGCCATTGACCTATGTTTCCCAAACACAGGAACGCCTCATGGAAGATGTCCCAGACAAAGGTATTTTAGCCGAAGTTAAACTGGGAGAAGAACAGGGACTTCTTGTAGATGCCGTGTATACAGCTCCTTTTCGGGAACAACTATTCTACAATTTACAAAAAGGGAAAACGCTTAAATTTGGTAAAGAAAAGCTTGAATTTAAAAAAGGGGACATTACCCCGGATGCCGAAATCGAAGAGGTGAATTCCCGAATTATAGAATCCAAACAGAGCAATACCTCTATAATTTACGACCACCGGTATTTCTTGAAACTTTACAGACGTCTGGATACTACCATCAACCCAGATACAGAAATAGCGCAATATCTTACTGAAACCGTAAAATTTGGCAATACGCCTGATTATATGGGCAGCCTTGTTTATCATACCCAGAATAAAAATAGTGCCGTCCTGGGCATGATGCAGGACCTGGTGACCAATCTGGGTACGGGGTGGACAAATACCAAAGATGATGCACACCGATATATGGAGCGGGTACAGACCCAGGCTCAGGAACTCGAGCCGGAGTATGATCTTAAAAAGCATACCTCCCCTTTACTTTTTGAAGATTTAAATGATCAGGAACAGGATCTTATGGGCGGGGTCTTTTCAGAACGTATAGGCTTACTAGGGCAGCGAAGTGCAGAAATGCACCTTGCGCTTGCAAGTCATAAGGAGATGAAAGGTTTTGAGCATGAGGCGTTCTCGTTGCATTATCAGCGCTCCCTTTATTCCACATTATTGGGCCTCACCCGGGAGTCTTTTGAAAACCTTAAAAAATCAATCCCTACACTCCCGCAGCAAATCCAGGCGGAAGCAAGAGCTGTTTTAGAACGTAAAAGCGAAGTCCTTACCTGTTTTAAACGAGTATTTAAGCATAAAATCGATGCCGTTAAAATACGTACGCATGGCGATTTTCATTTGGGTCAATTATTATGGACGGGTAAAGATTTCGTCGTTATAAACTTTGAAGGGGAGCCTTCACGCCCTTTTAGTGAACGCCGTATTTTGCGTTCGCCACTGCGCGATGTCGCCACCATGATACGCTCTTTCCATTACGCGGCCTATAGCCCAATTATACAGCAAAATTATGCCGAAGAACACCGGGACACGCACATAGAAGACTGGGCAGATGCCTGGTATTACTATATATCAAAATTCTATTTGACGGGTTATACTACAGCTTTAGGAAAATCAAGTTTAATTCCAGATAGTGATCGCGATTACCGGGTGCTTCTGGAAACCTTCCTGCTGGAGAAAGCCGTAGGTGAATTAAACCACGAACTGAATCACAGACCGGAATGGGTGCTGGTTGCGCTTCGCGGAATACAAGCCGTACTTGATGGAGCTTTAGATCAGGATTGA
- a CDS encoding class I SAM-dependent methyltransferase — MYEKVKKILPKKFIKSNENVLRHLIALLYVGTTYQCNICDFKMSRFIKLNNHDNLCPRCGSLARTRRLWEVLQNEIKGKTILHFSPSRSLKKKMESFEDINYITSDYAGEFEATKKLNIEEIDEPDATYDIVICYHVLEHIEADMKAMKELYRILKPQGKCVIQTPFKAGETYENDQVKTDSERLAHFGQKDHVRIYSAHGLLHRLEQAGFKARLQEYTTCENNKHGYNLNEKVIIAEKPVSIPK, encoded by the coding sequence ATGTACGAAAAAGTAAAAAAAATACTTCCGAAGAAATTTATCAAAAGTAACGAGAACGTGTTGCGCCATTTAATTGCACTACTTTATGTAGGGACTACCTATCAATGTAATATTTGTGATTTTAAAATGTCACGTTTTATAAAATTGAACAACCATGATAATTTATGTCCCCGTTGCGGAAGCCTGGCCAGAACAAGAAGGCTTTGGGAAGTATTGCAAAATGAGATCAAGGGGAAAACAATCCTGCATTTTTCCCCTTCCCGGAGCCTCAAGAAAAAAATGGAATCCTTTGAAGATATTAATTATATAACTTCAGATTATGCAGGGGAATTTGAAGCCACAAAAAAACTAAATATCGAAGAAATAGATGAACCTGATGCAACGTATGATATAGTAATCTGTTATCACGTGCTAGAACATATTGAGGCGGATATGAAAGCTATGAAAGAACTTTACAGAATACTAAAGCCACAGGGAAAATGCGTGATCCAGACCCCTTTTAAAGCAGGTGAAACCTATGAGAATGATCAGGTAAAAACAGATTCTGAGCGGTTAGCGCATTTTGGTCAAAAGGATCATGTAAGAATATATTCCGCACACGGACTGCTACACAGGTTGGAGCAGGCAGGCTTTAAGGCAAGATTACAGGAATACACCACATGCGAAAATAACAAACACGGATATAATTTGAATGAAAAAGTAATCATTGCCGAAAAACCTGTAAGCATACCCAAATAA
- a CDS encoding aldo/keto reductase has translation MNQVLNEKIGIGGVPLGNGFKVMSDKEAQQVLKAAWEAGVRYYDTSPWYGLGLSERRFGHFLHNKKRSEYTLTTKVGRILSPTEEIPQTMWNEPAPFDYKYDYSAEAARRSIEDSLQRLGVARIDYVFIHDLSPDHNDEYPDGVDWLDQFEVAKNGAMPELAKMKEEGLIKGWGLGTNTIDPLVKTLEETEHKPDLFLSAIQYSLIDHKDSIDRLFPAVEKHDVGLIVAAPFNAGLLSGQKRYNYGGEMPKDKVERVNKIKDIAQKHDVDLVNASMQFSYAPDVVNTVLVGASKPEQIQQNVKSFDVKIPSEFWNDLKKEGLIDERAEEPRN, from the coding sequence ATGAATCAGGTATTGAACGAGAAAATAGGTATAGGAGGAGTTCCTTTAGGGAATGGTTTTAAAGTAATGAGCGATAAAGAAGCGCAGCAGGTATTAAAGGCCGCCTGGGAAGCCGGGGTACGTTATTATGATACTTCACCCTGGTATGGTCTGGGTTTGAGCGAACGTAGATTTGGTCATTTCTTGCACAATAAAAAGCGTTCTGAATATACGCTTACCACGAAGGTAGGTAGGATTTTGTCTCCCACAGAGGAGATACCACAAACCATGTGGAACGAGCCCGCACCTTTTGATTATAAATATGATTATTCCGCGGAAGCTGCGCGACGATCTATTGAAGATAGTTTACAGCGACTGGGTGTAGCGCGTATTGATTATGTATTTATTCATGATCTGTCACCAGATCACAATGATGAATATCCAGATGGGGTGGATTGGCTTGACCAGTTTGAAGTGGCCAAAAATGGTGCAATGCCAGAACTTGCCAAAATGAAGGAAGAAGGCCTTATCAAAGGTTGGGGATTAGGAACCAATACCATTGACCCACTGGTTAAAACTTTAGAAGAAACAGAACACAAGCCAGATTTGTTTTTGTCTGCGATTCAATATTCCCTTATAGACCACAAAGATTCCATTGATAGGTTGTTTCCTGCGGTTGAAAAGCATGATGTGGGTCTAATCGTGGCAGCCCCATTTAATGCCGGTTTGTTAAGCGGACAAAAACGCTATAATTATGGAGGTGAAATGCCGAAGGACAAAGTAGAACGCGTGAATAAAATAAAGGACATTGCTCAAAAACACGATGTAGATCTTGTAAATGCTTCCATGCAGTTTTCATATGCTCCAGACGTTGTAAATACGGTACTGGTAGGCGCGAGCAAGCCAGAGCAAATTCAGCAGAATGTAAAAAGTTTTGATGTTAAGATTCCTTCTGAATTTTGGAACGATCTAAAAAAAGAAGGCCTGATAGATGAGCGCGCCGAAGAGCCCAGGAATTAA